The Verrucomicrobiota bacterium region TCCTTCAAACCAGCCTGGATTAAACTCATCGATACAAAACTCGTAAGAGGGGTCGCCTCTAAGAACCCGCCTCTTATCGGCTGGATAGACATCAGCTTCTGCAGCGCTCGAGGAAGGGCCCACTCACGCAACTTAGCTATGAGTGGATTAAGTGGCGGTTTTTTCACGTAACGGACAACGCCAATAGCTATCAGAGCTGGAAGCGCATAACTCACAACCGGCAAATGGATGCGCTCGAACCAACGATGCGGCAGTAAGGCTAATTCAAAAGGAAGTGACCGAACATTCTTCCATGCTTGTTGCTCATCTCCTAGACACCTACAGATAGCACACAAAGTCAGAATCGGAATAGAAAAGGTACGGTCTTTGCCATAGCGCTTTTCAATATGCTTCACTATATGCTCTGGCTCCAGAAGAATCATATCTCTCTCAAGCCAATGGCTTGCAGATTTATAGGACTCTTTAGAAATGTCACTGTCTGCTAAATGATAGGCAGCCCACACCAGCAAAGTGGTACTGACATTGCTTTTACTGCGAACCGTATCTCCCCATCCTCCATCTGCATTTTGATACTTGACCAACCATTCTAATGCTTCATCAACTTGGCTAGCATACTTCCGGTGGTCATAAAGAAATAACACCACCAATGCTGTTGCAGTCGATAATGCACTACTACTTAAAGCACCCATCCAAGTCCCGTCCTTATCTCTTAACGAAACAAGCTCGGTCAGAACCCGGCTTTTGAGATCATCAATGGCACCTAAGGGTGACGAACCTTCTTTTATCATGAATTTATAGACTCAAATGACCCAGTGCTAATAATCCATAGAATGTATACTCCGCATCTATCACCTCATCTGCCCAGTGACCATAGAAGCCTCCATCATTTACCCACAAAGAATCGACAAAATCCAAGCACTTTTCTTTAATCTCATTAAGTGACACCTGCTCACCTGACAAGGCATGTAAAGCTACCGCAGTAGACAGCAGATCAGGCATCGGAACCCGTGGACTAGCGCAGAAACCTCCCATTGGATGCACTCTCTCTAACAACCAATTAGTCGCTTCTTGGTCTTTTACAACTCCCATATTTCGGAACAGAGTTAGGACGGCTGAAGTAGCTGGGGTAGCACCCTCTTTCATACCACATTCATTTGCGAAACCACCATCCGGGCACTTCAGTTCTAATAAAGCATCAACCAATCTCCTTTCATTAACCATTTCAGACTGTAAATCACCAAATGCTCCATACGCGAGGAAACAACCGTAGGCAGAGGCTCTATTTGAATCCTTTTTGGGGTGATATCCCCCATTGGGACATCGGTAGGTTTCTATTCCCTCCAAGATACCGGACACAGAAATCTTCAGTGCCGCACACAGTCTCGCCAAACAACAATAATCAATAAAGGCCAAATCTCTCTTGCGCTGGACGCTCTCTACATAGTTCTTAATTTTTGCTTCCGGCAAATGCGAGCCGATAGATATCAAAGCATCTACCCCAAAGACTGTGTAATAAAGATCTGGCTTACCTTCTCGGTTCTTGAAACCGCCCGACGCGTCAAATTGATTCTTTAAAAAGTTATCAACCAGCGAAACTGACTCTTCAAGAACTTTGGACGACAGCTTCGCTACCTGAAGCATCTCTAG contains the following coding sequences:
- a CDS encoding prenyltransferase/squalene oxidase repeat-containing protein, translating into MSLRLEMLQVAKLSSKVLEESVSLVDNFLKNQFDASGGFKNREGKPDLYYTVFGVDALISIGSHLPEAKIKNYVESVQRKRDLAFIDYCCLARLCAALKISVSGILEGIETYRCPNGGYHPKKDSNRASAYGCFLAYGAFGDLQSEMVNERRLVDALLELKCPDGGFANECGMKEGATPATSAVLTLFRNMGVVKDQEATNWLLERVHPMGGFCASPRVPMPDLLSTAVALHALSGEQVSLNEIKEKCLDFVDSLWVNDGGFYGHWADEVIDAEYTFYGLLALGHLSL